The genomic DNA CataattttagaatttaaaCATTATCACCATACTAGTGCAGAATGGAAGCAAAAATTCCACGCAATGTACTTCGATTACGgttaaaaaaacaacaaaagataAGTTTCCAACTCTCAAGTCCTGGTAACCATCTCACAGCCTCAGCTGATTCCAATTCAAGGGTCTTGCACATTCAAACCTGcacgtaaaaaaataaaacatcatTGAATCTGCAAGAAAATAAACTTCATAGCTTCAGGAAGTGCATCCTAGAGATAATATAGTAAGAAGATGCAATTACGAGACAGAGGCTCGGGGCAAAAAGGGCAAAACAAGACCTTAGAAACTTGGAATGAGtctttaagaaaagacatggagtaCTTAGAGCCAACAGAAGACTTCGCGTACAAGTGAGCGCAGTGCGTATAACTTATTTATCTATTGTCTATGACTAATATGAGAGAGCATTCTATGATTCATACACCCAACCctacttagtgggataaggcattgttgttgttgttgtaagaGCCAGGGGAACATAACTGGCATCCGCTAAAATGTGTAGCCTCTTCATGCTTATCTGATACAAGTGTTACTCTAGCTTCATAGTATGTTGTTAGATaacagttttttgttttgtacgcGTTCCAGAAACAGATGATAGTGTTTTGACAACATATTACCTGGAGGGAGAGACTGCTTAAGCTTGTCAGCCTTCTCTGTGTCAAAAACACAAAGTGTGTAAAGGTACTTGGAGCATCGAACCTTGAACTTCACCGCATCTTTGGTCTTCTTGATTTTCACAGAGCGTGCGTCTTTCCTTCTTGCAGTGAGAAGGAAGTCCTTAATTTCATGGATTTGCTTAGGCTGTCAAAGAAACAGCAAACAAAAACTCTAAGCACCAActtcaacttcaacttcaacttcaaCATATATATGTGATAGAAAACACTAACTCTAAACACTAGACCCAGACCAGAATACGAATA from Pyrus communis chromosome 17, drPyrComm1.1, whole genome shotgun sequence includes the following:
- the LOC137722804 gene encoding large ribosomal subunit protein eL38z/eL38y-like, with amino-acid sequence MPKQIHEIKDFLLTARRKDARSVKIKKTKDAVKFKVRCSKYLYTLCVFDTEKADKLKQSLPPGLNVQDP